A genomic stretch from Luteolibacter flavescens includes:
- a CDS encoding serine/threonine-protein kinase, translating into MKPPLISGLDPAALFDMAATGDEAGMADWEPPSIEEAAALFPQWQVKRLLGRGGMGAVYLFHQPDLDRDVAVKLLPIEACRDEYQVERFRREARTLAKLRHPGIVALHESGITPAGHFFFVMEYVDGAPLGDLINSGKVDVSVAIGVTTQVCEALAYAHGIGVVHRDIKPSNILIDSHGRAKVADFGLARIDHAPAAGALDLSRTGAFMGTPAYAAPEQVRDAARVDHRADIYALGVLLYEMLTGDLPRGVFQPPSRKSGSDARLDDVVRRAMQERPEDRYQGAAELKQDIEPARKGVPVAAWLVPAVLVVALGGGWLWHRAQPPEVPSQTTTPIVSNPEPAPAPVIPVQEEMKPAVKEQEASPPVPPPVAAKEEFPAPQPEPAAPPSAAPVVQVWSMEPLPPALQPPDELTRQPWKDAVLLATGGAVLHPDGSVSCWNEASPGKRIIAQVKARAVVACGNAVVSLGDDAGLHLLAADGSATRIGEGFQSVFPSSKDGVVAVINSDGDGVLVKTDGTPPEVISKGGAMVQFSITADGTVWGVDGEGTLSRRSDGAWVPDPAVSQVAGLASGDELLILDSTGKLMLAKGDLPSGLATVKSIQASRGHYLATDVNGKCVLWGPSVIDSPQRFHLPEGTTHLRISPHGLMAAW; encoded by the coding sequence GTGAAACCGCCGCTCATTTCCGGTCTCGATCCCGCCGCGCTCTTTGACATGGCCGCGACGGGAGACGAGGCGGGCATGGCCGATTGGGAGCCGCCGTCGATCGAGGAAGCCGCCGCGCTTTTCCCCCAGTGGCAGGTGAAGCGCCTGCTGGGCCGCGGCGGGATGGGCGCGGTGTATCTCTTCCACCAGCCGGACCTGGACCGGGATGTCGCGGTGAAGCTGCTGCCCATCGAGGCCTGCCGCGACGAGTATCAGGTGGAGCGCTTCCGCCGCGAGGCGCGCACGCTGGCAAAGCTGCGGCACCCGGGCATCGTGGCGCTGCATGAGTCGGGCATCACTCCGGCGGGGCACTTCTTCTTCGTCATGGAGTATGTCGATGGGGCTCCGCTGGGTGATCTCATCAATTCCGGGAAGGTGGACGTGTCCGTCGCCATCGGTGTGACGACCCAGGTGTGCGAGGCGCTCGCGTATGCGCACGGCATCGGCGTGGTGCACCGGGATATCAAGCCGTCGAACATCCTCATCGACTCGCATGGCCGGGCAAAGGTGGCGGACTTCGGGCTGGCCCGCATCGACCATGCGCCTGCCGCGGGGGCGCTGGATCTTTCCCGCACCGGGGCCTTCATGGGCACGCCTGCCTATGCTGCGCCGGAGCAGGTGCGGGATGCCGCGCGGGTGGATCACCGCGCGGATATCTACGCGCTCGGCGTGCTGCTCTACGAGATGCTCACCGGGGACCTGCCGCGCGGTGTCTTCCAGCCGCCCTCGCGGAAATCCGGCAGCGATGCGCGTCTCGATGATGTGGTCCGCCGCGCCATGCAGGAGCGCCCGGAGGACCGCTACCAAGGGGCGGCCGAGCTGAAGCAGGACATCGAGCCCGCGAGGAAGGGAGTGCCCGTCGCGGCATGGCTAGTGCCCGCCGTGCTGGTGGTGGCGCTCGGCGGAGGCTGGCTCTGGCATCGTGCGCAGCCGCCCGAGGTGCCCTCGCAAACTACTACGCCCATCGTATCAAATCCGGAGCCTGCGCCCGCTCCCGTGATTCCCGTGCAGGAGGAGATGAAGCCCGCCGTCAAGGAGCAGGAGGCGTCTCCGCCCGTGCCCCCACCGGTGGCCGCGAAAGAAGAATTTCCCGCACCGCAGCCGGAGCCAGCCGCGCCTCCCTCTGCCGCGCCGGTGGTGCAGGTCTGGTCGATGGAGCCTCTGCCACCCGCGCTCCAGCCGCCGGACGAGCTGACCCGCCAGCCATGGAAGGATGCCGTGCTGCTCGCGACCGGCGGCGCGGTGCTTCATCCCGATGGCTCGGTTTCCTGCTGGAATGAGGCGTCTCCCGGGAAGCGCATCATCGCGCAGGTGAAGGCCCGCGCGGTGGTGGCTTGTGGCAATGCGGTGGTCTCCCTCGGGGATGATGCGGGCCTGCATCTTCTCGCCGCGGATGGATCGGCGACGCGGATCGGCGAAGGCTTCCAGTCCGTCTTCCCTTCCTCGAAGGATGGCGTGGTGGCCGTAATCAATTCCGATGGGGACGGTGTGCTCGTGAAGACCGACGGCACTCCACCGGAGGTCATTTCCAAGGGCGGTGCCATGGTCCAATTCAGCATCACCGCCGATGGCACCGTCTGGGGCGTGGATGGGGAGGGGACGCTGTCCCGCCGGAGCGACGGCGCATGGGTGCCCGACCCCGCGGTTTCACAAGTGGCCGGGCTCGCGAGCGGCGATGAGCTGCTGATCCTCGATTCCACCGGGAAGCTGATGCTTGCGAAAGGGGACCTGCCTTCCGGGCTCGCCACGGTGAAGTCCATTCAAGCTTCGCGCGGCCACTACCTCGCCACGGACGTGAACGGGAAGTGCGTCCTGTGGGGCCCCTCAGTGATCGACAGCCCGCAGCGCTTCCACCTGCCCGAAGGCACCACCCATCTCCGCATCAGCCCGCATGGCCTGATGGCGGCGTGGTAG
- a CDS encoding metallophosphoesterase, which produces MSIFVIGDIHGYLEALDALLGSIPIREEDVLIFLGDYVNKGPHVREVLNRLVEISARPNTVFLRGNHDQMLLDAHLDPPKYSIWESLAGDSPLASYGDGESGELIHRIPESHWDFLGRTCVDFFETGRFIFVHAGIRAHLSPAEEDADHLHWLTLSMAQSHLSNRLVVCGHSAQATGTIADLGHTICIDTGITKGKFLTCLELDAFNFWQASQDGAVTRGKLR; this is translated from the coding sequence ATGAGTATCTTCGTCATCGGTGACATCCACGGTTATCTGGAAGCGTTGGATGCGCTGCTGGGCAGCATCCCGATCCGGGAGGAAGATGTGCTGATCTTCCTTGGCGACTACGTGAACAAGGGGCCCCATGTCAGGGAAGTACTCAACCGTCTCGTCGAAATCTCCGCGCGCCCGAATACCGTTTTCCTCCGTGGCAACCACGACCAGATGTTGCTCGATGCCCATCTCGATCCGCCGAAGTATTCCATCTGGGAAAGCCTCGCGGGGGATTCACCGCTTGCCAGCTACGGTGATGGCGAGTCCGGCGAGCTGATCCATAGGATACCGGAAAGCCACTGGGATTTCCTCGGTCGGACCTGCGTCGATTTCTTCGAGACGGGGAGATTCATTTTCGTGCATGCAGGCATCCGGGCTCACCTGTCTCCGGCGGAGGAGGATGCCGATCACTTGCATTGGCTCACGCTGTCGATGGCCCAGTCCCACCTGAGCAACCGGCTCGTGGTCTGCGGCCACTCTGCCCAAGCGACCGGGACCATCGCCGATCTCGGCCACACGATTTGCATCGATACCGGAATCACCAAAGGGAAGTTCCTCACCTGCCTGGAGCTCGATGCCTTTAATTTCTGGCAGGCTTCGCAAGACGGGGCAGTGACGCGCGGCAAGCTGCGGTGA
- a CDS encoding methylated-DNA--[protein]-cysteine S-methyltransferase, with the protein MTSGFHFKTMPSPVGELKLVASDAGLAAILWENDDPKRVRLGPMLEDNSHPVLTGTARQLGEYFAGNRTAFDLPLDFHGTDFQKKVWHALTTIPFGETRSYRDIAIQVGSPDAVRAVGAANGKNPISIVAPCHRVIGTNGKLTGFAGGLDAKAFLLKLEARGASQTELPFAP; encoded by the coding sequence ATGACGAGCGGCTTCCACTTCAAGACGATGCCGTCACCGGTCGGCGAGCTGAAGCTGGTCGCGAGCGATGCCGGGCTGGCCGCCATCCTGTGGGAGAATGACGACCCGAAGCGCGTGCGCCTCGGCCCCATGCTCGAAGACAATTCGCACCCGGTGCTGACCGGGACCGCGCGCCAGCTCGGCGAATACTTCGCGGGAAATCGCACCGCATTCGACCTGCCGCTCGATTTCCATGGCACCGATTTCCAGAAGAAGGTCTGGCACGCGCTGACGACCATACCCTTCGGCGAGACTCGCAGCTACCGCGACATCGCCATCCAGGTCGGCAGCCCCGATGCCGTGCGTGCGGTAGGCGCGGCGAACGGGAAGAATCCCATCTCCATCGTCGCACCCTGCCACCGCGTCATCGGCACGAATGGCAAGCTGACCGGCTTCGCCGGCGGACTCGACGCAAAGGCATTCCTGCTGAAGCTGGAAGCGCGGGGAGCATCGCAGACAGAGCTTCCTTTCGCCCCATGA
- the recG gene encoding ATP-dependent DNA helicase RecG: MIPATAPLASVDFLVPKEVLSLASAGLHTAGALLDWLPRRYEDRRRFDAFPADPGGPPVCVRGKVTDTRNRFGPRARFYEAVVEDVRSSGMGAATITCRWFNMPFLKNVIAAGQEVILHGKPKDFQGRIYIDHPDFEVIRDDGGPSIHLERIVPIYRNVSGIAQRRLREIQHRLLAEIDPATLAAPYDVDPTYPRAETYREVHFPEAIEQAEAARRRFALEEFFGLQLNVVWRRARVHDHQGRVQGTKTTLLKRFYESLPFDLTGAQKRSIKEIVADLRSPRPMNRLLQGDVGSGKTFVAMASMLLAIDSGAQAALMAPTQILAEQHYLTFRRWLEPLGVRVLLRTAAREESTHLPLDGEPQVLIGTHALLYDKVAFTDLGLVVIDEQHKFGVSQRSRLIQQGTMPDVLVMTATPIPRTLTMTIYGDLDVSILDERPAGRGKMVTALRTGAKQTEVTKFVKDQLAAGRQAYLVYPLVEESEALKAESATVAYEKWQKRLSAHSVGLVHGKLSAEEKEEVMRRFRDGEIHALVATTVIEVGVDVPNANLMIIHNAERFGLAQLHQLRGRIGRGEHKSYCILLTDGKSAEGMEKLAVMERTSDGFLIAEEDLRLRGPGDVLGTMQSGLGDLKFADFLADTALLREARALADQVIAEDPSLSASHAALHALIQEAPLTTSQRG; encoded by the coding sequence TTGATCCCAGCCACTGCTCCCCTCGCCTCGGTCGATTTCCTCGTCCCGAAGGAGGTCCTTTCCCTGGCGTCCGCCGGGCTGCACACCGCCGGGGCGCTGCTCGATTGGCTGCCACGGCGCTACGAGGACCGCCGCAGGTTCGACGCCTTTCCTGCCGATCCCGGCGGGCCGCCGGTGTGCGTGCGAGGAAAGGTGACGGACACGCGGAACCGCTTTGGCCCGCGCGCGCGATTCTACGAGGCGGTGGTCGAGGACGTCCGCAGCAGCGGCATGGGGGCCGCCACCATCACCTGCCGGTGGTTCAACATGCCCTTCCTGAAAAACGTTATCGCGGCGGGGCAGGAAGTCATCCTCCACGGCAAGCCGAAGGATTTCCAGGGCCGCATCTACATCGATCACCCGGACTTCGAGGTGATCCGGGACGATGGAGGCCCGTCGATCCATCTCGAGCGCATCGTGCCGATCTACCGGAATGTCTCCGGCATCGCCCAGCGGCGGCTCCGGGAAATCCAGCACCGCCTGCTCGCGGAGATCGACCCCGCAACGCTGGCCGCGCCCTACGATGTCGATCCCACCTACCCGCGCGCGGAGACCTATCGCGAGGTGCATTTCCCGGAGGCGATCGAGCAGGCGGAGGCGGCGCGGCGGCGCTTCGCCCTGGAGGAATTCTTCGGCCTGCAGCTCAATGTGGTGTGGCGGCGCGCCCGCGTCCACGACCACCAGGGACGCGTGCAGGGGACGAAGACGACGCTGCTGAAGCGCTTCTATGAAAGCCTGCCCTTTGACCTCACCGGCGCGCAGAAGCGCTCGATCAAGGAGATCGTGGCCGACCTCCGCTCGCCGCGGCCGATGAACCGGCTGCTGCAGGGCGACGTGGGCAGCGGCAAGACCTTCGTCGCGATGGCCTCGATGCTCCTCGCGATCGACTCCGGCGCGCAGGCCGCGCTGATGGCTCCGACGCAGATCCTGGCAGAGCAGCACTACCTCACCTTCCGCCGCTGGCTGGAGCCGCTCGGCGTCCGCGTGCTGCTGCGCACCGCGGCGAGGGAGGAAAGCACGCACCTGCCACTGGATGGCGAGCCGCAGGTGCTCATCGGCACGCACGCACTGCTCTACGACAAGGTGGCCTTCACGGATCTCGGGCTGGTGGTGATCGACGAGCAGCACAAGTTCGGCGTGAGCCAGCGCTCGCGGCTGATCCAGCAAGGGACGATGCCTGACGTACTTGTGATGACCGCCACGCCGATCCCGCGGACATTGACGATGACGATCTACGGCGACCTCGATGTCTCCATCCTCGACGAGCGCCCGGCGGGCCGCGGCAAGATGGTCACCGCCCTGCGCACCGGCGCGAAGCAGACGGAGGTGACGAAATTCGTGAAGGACCAGCTCGCCGCCGGACGACAGGCCTACCTGGTCTATCCGCTGGTGGAGGAGAGCGAGGCGCTGAAGGCCGAGTCCGCCACGGTGGCGTATGAGAAATGGCAGAAGCGCCTCTCCGCCCACTCCGTCGGCCTCGTCCACGGCAAGCTCTCGGCGGAGGAAAAGGAGGAGGTGATGCGGCGCTTCCGCGACGGCGAGATCCATGCGCTCGTCGCCACCACGGTCATCGAGGTCGGCGTCGATGTGCCGAATGCGAACCTGATGATCATCCACAATGCCGAGCGCTTCGGCCTCGCGCAGCTCCACCAGCTCCGCGGACGCATCGGCCGCGGCGAGCACAAGAGCTACTGCATCCTCCTCACGGACGGGAAGAGCGCCGAGGGCATGGAAAAGCTCGCCGTGATGGAGCGGACCTCGGACGGCTTCCTCATCGCCGAGGAAGACCTGCGCCTGCGCGGGCCCGGCGACGTGCTCGGCACCATGCAGAGCGGCCTCGGCGACCTGAAGTTCGCCGACTTCCTCGCGGATACCGCCCTGCTCCGCGAGGCGCGGGCTCTGGCCGACCAGGTGATCGCAGAGGATCCCTCGCTCTCCGCCAGCCACGCCGCGCTGCACGCCCTGATCCAGGAAGCACCCCTCACCACCTCGCAACGCGGATGA
- the lepA gene encoding translation elongation factor 4 → MPTSLTRNFSIIAHIDHGKTTLSDRLMEFTQTITERESSAQLLDAMDLEREKGITIKSHPVAMTYKAKDGQTYKLNLLDTPGHVDFSYEVARSLAACEGAILMVDAAQGVEAQTVANLHLAHAQNLVILPVLNKIDLPAADVEKCRRQLEDILAIPAEDAIPASAKQGIGIEEILEAVVQRVPAPVENPDKLLRASVFDSIYDTYRGVVSYVRVFSGSVKKGQRVKLFATNKTYEVKEVGVFTPKMTAREKLVAGDVGYVIANMKSADEAKIGDTLTDSTHPCPEPLPGYKEIQPMVFSGIYPVESSDYEALKTAMGKLQINDAAFTFMSESSTALGFGFRCGFLGLLHMEIIQERLRREFNMDVISTYPSVIYQVTLTDGSELIVDNPTFFPEAQTIQEIREPIVNVYIMVPGEYIGDMMQLVLEKRGEVTNTETIDDMRVMLSCVLPLSEILVDFNDKLKSMTRGYGSMDYEHAGYRAAKMVKMDMLIAGDPVEAFSTIVHRDKAESYGRMLAGKLKDVIPQHLFVVAIQAAVGGKIVARESISAMRKNVTAKCYGGDITRKRKLLEKQKEGKKKMKMFGKVNIPQDAFIKVLKSGD, encoded by the coding sequence ATGCCCACTTCCCTGACCCGCAATTTCTCGATCATCGCCCACATCGACCACGGGAAGACCACGCTCTCGGACCGGCTCATGGAGTTCACCCAGACCATCACCGAGCGTGAATCGAGCGCCCAGCTCCTGGATGCGATGGACCTGGAGCGTGAAAAGGGCATCACGATCAAGTCCCACCCGGTGGCGATGACCTACAAGGCCAAGGACGGGCAGACGTACAAGCTCAACCTGCTGGATACCCCCGGCCACGTCGATTTCTCCTACGAGGTCGCCCGCTCGCTGGCCGCCTGCGAGGGCGCCATCCTGATGGTGGATGCGGCCCAGGGCGTGGAGGCCCAGACGGTGGCGAATCTCCACCTCGCCCACGCGCAGAATCTCGTCATCCTGCCCGTCCTCAACAAGATCGACCTGCCCGCCGCGGACGTCGAGAAGTGCAGGCGCCAGCTCGAGGACATCCTGGCCATCCCGGCCGAGGACGCCATCCCGGCCTCGGCAAAGCAGGGCATCGGCATCGAGGAGATCCTCGAGGCAGTCGTCCAGCGCGTGCCCGCCCCGGTGGAAAATCCGGACAAGCTGCTGCGCGCTTCCGTCTTCGACTCGATCTACGATACCTACCGCGGCGTCGTTTCCTACGTCCGCGTTTTCTCCGGCTCCGTGAAAAAGGGCCAGCGCGTGAAGCTCTTCGCCACGAACAAGACCTACGAGGTCAAGGAAGTGGGTGTCTTCACCCCGAAGATGACCGCGCGCGAAAAGCTCGTGGCCGGTGACGTGGGCTACGTGATCGCCAACATGAAATCCGCCGACGAGGCGAAGATCGGCGACACGCTCACGGACAGCACCCACCCGTGCCCCGAGCCGCTGCCGGGCTACAAGGAGATCCAGCCGATGGTCTTCTCCGGCATCTACCCGGTCGAGTCCTCGGACTACGAGGCGCTGAAGACGGCGATGGGCAAGCTGCAGATCAATGACGCGGCCTTCACCTTCATGTCGGAAAGCTCCACCGCGCTCGGCTTCGGCTTCCGCTGCGGCTTCCTCGGCCTGCTCCACATGGAGATCATCCAGGAGCGCCTGCGCCGCGAGTTCAACATGGACGTGATCTCGACCTACCCGTCGGTGATCTACCAGGTAACGCTGACGGATGGCTCCGAGCTGATCGTGGACAATCCCACCTTCTTCCCCGAGGCGCAGACCATCCAGGAGATCCGCGAGCCGATCGTGAATGTCTACATCATGGTCCCGGGCGAATACATCGGGGACATGATGCAGCTCGTGCTGGAGAAGCGCGGCGAGGTGACGAACACCGAGACCATCGACGACATGCGCGTGATGCTCTCCTGCGTCCTGCCGCTTTCCGAGATCCTCGTCGATTTCAATGACAAGCTGAAGTCCATGACCCGCGGCTACGGCTCCATGGACTACGAGCACGCCGGCTACCGCGCCGCGAAGATGGTGAAGATGGACATGCTCATCGCCGGCGATCCGGTCGAGGCATTCTCCACCATCGTCCACCGCGACAAGGCCGAGTCCTACGGCCGCATGCTGGCCGGCAAGCTGAAGGACGTCATCCCGCAGCACCTTTTCGTCGTCGCCATCCAGGCGGCCGTCGGCGGCAAGATCGTCGCCCGCGAGAGCATCTCCGCCATGCGCAAGAACGTGACCGCCAAGTGCTACGGCGGTGACATCACCCGCAAGCGCAAGCTGCTCGAGAAGCAGAAGGAAGGTAAGAAGAAGATGAAGATGTTCGGCAAGGTGAACATCCCCCAAGACGCCTTCATCAAGGTGCTGAAGAGCGGGGATTGA
- a CDS encoding peroxiredoxin, translated as MKPLQILAAVVAPIGLAIAANAAEPIEVGAALPAVTAKDQDGKDVELAKSGAEGWTLVYFYPKADTPGCTKQACSLRDSYATLTEKKVKVYGVSMDDVAAQKAFQEKYKLPFPLLADKEAKVADAFGVPHSMGFTKRQAFLFKDGKLAWRDLEASTEQQAADVLKEIGEKK; from the coding sequence ATGAAGCCGCTCCAAATCCTCGCCGCAGTCGTCGCTCCCATCGGCCTCGCCATCGCCGCAAACGCCGCCGAACCCATCGAAGTCGGCGCCGCCCTGCCGGCCGTGACGGCGAAGGATCAGGACGGCAAGGACGTCGAACTCGCCAAGAGCGGTGCCGAGGGCTGGACGCTGGTCTATTTCTACCCGAAGGCCGATACCCCCGGCTGCACGAAGCAGGCCTGCTCCCTGCGCGACTCCTACGCCACGCTCACGGAGAAGAAGGTGAAGGTCTATGGCGTCAGCATGGACGACGTGGCCGCGCAAAAGGCCTTCCAGGAGAAGTACAAGCTCCCCTTCCCGCTCCTCGCGGACAAGGAGGCCAAGGTCGCCGATGCCTTCGGCGTGCCGCACAGCATGGGCTTCACGAAGCGGCAAGCCTTTCTCTTCAAGGACGGCAAGCTCGCCTGGCGCGACCTCGAGGCCTCGACCGAACAGCAGGCCGCGGACGTGCTGAAGGAGATCGGCGAGAAGAAGTGA
- the rpsL gene encoding 30S ribosomal protein S12 translates to MPTINQLVRKGRQTPIEKSKSPAMTNCPQRRGVCLQVMTRTPKKPNSALRKVAKVRLTNGYEVIAYIGGEGHNLQEHSIVLVRGGRVKDLPGVRYHIVRGSLDTLGVDKRRQSRSKYGAKRPKPGQPAAAAKGGKKK, encoded by the coding sequence ATGCCGACCATCAACCAGCTCGTCCGCAAAGGACGGCAGACTCCGATCGAAAAGTCGAAGTCTCCGGCGATGACCAATTGCCCGCAGCGCCGCGGCGTCTGCCTCCAGGTCATGACCCGCACGCCGAAGAAGCCGAACTCGGCTCTCCGTAAGGTGGCGAAGGTCCGCTTGACCAACGGTTACGAAGTCATCGCCTACATCGGCGGTGAAGGCCACAACCTCCAGGAGCACTCCATCGTGCTCGTCCGTGGCGGCCGTGTTAAGGACCTTCCAGGTGTCCGCTACCACATCGTCCGTGGTTCGCTCGATACCCTCGGCGTCGACAAGCGTCGCCAGAGCCGCTCGAAGTACGGCGCCAAGCGTCCGAAGCCGGGTCAGCCCGCCGCTGCTGCCAAGGGTGGCAAGAAGAAGTAA
- the rpsG gene encoding 30S ribosomal protein S7, translating into MSRRKRTFHKPDRRDSRYDSSLVGHLISKVMLDGKRSLAERIVYAAIDKASEGADTVDPLEIVTRAIENAKPRVEVKSRRVGGATYQVPLEVAADRSESLALRWIVGYARGRKGTPMHVALANELKDAANNQGSSVRKRDDVHKMAQANRAFAHFRW; encoded by the coding sequence ATGTCACGCCGCAAGCGCACTTTCCACAAGCCCGATCGCCGGGACTCCCGCTACGACAGCTCCCTCGTGGGTCACCTCATTTCCAAGGTGATGCTCGACGGCAAGCGTTCCCTCGCGGAGCGCATCGTCTATGCCGCCATCGACAAGGCGAGCGAAGGCGCAGATACCGTCGATCCGCTTGAGATCGTCACCCGCGCCATTGAGAACGCCAAGCCGCGCGTGGAAGTGAAGAGCCGCCGCGTCGGTGGTGCCACTTACCAGGTTCCGCTTGAAGTGGCCGCCGATCGTTCCGAGTCCCTCGCCCTGCGCTGGATCGTCGGATACGCCCGCGGTCGCAAGGGCACCCCGATGCACGTGGCCCTGGCCAACGAGCTGAAGGACGCCGCGAACAACCAAGGCTCGTCCGTCCGCAAGCGCGACGACGTGCACAAGATGGCCCAGGCCAACCGCGCCTTCGCCCACTTCCGCTGGTAA
- the fusA gene encoding elongation factor G, protein MSSTVNNPDRPYPLERTRNIGIAAHIDAGKTTLTERILFYTGMIHKIGEVHDGAATTDWMEQERERGITITSAAVTTKWFQRAEEGVTKLFAKEEQRINIIDTPGHVDFTAEVERSLRVLDGAIVVFCGVAGVQPQTETVWRQATKYHVPRIVFVNKMDRVGANFDSVFHEVKDKLGANAVRILIPIGSEDTLSGQIDVVNQKEIHFNDDDKFGSTYVVRELSADLKEIAEEAYTELVGAVADVDDILGEKFLMEEPISTEELKQAIRRATIGNKLVPVAGGSAFKNKGVQYLIDAVVDYLPSPLDIPAAVGMNPDNEEEKIEVHTSDNEKFCSLAFKLWADKFVGKLVFFRVYSGVIKKGDTVYNPRTRRSERVGRLIQIQADEHKDIDACYAGDIAAMVGIKNVTTGDTLAKEGYDVVLEPPTFPDPVISLAVEPKTKADQEKLANALARLSEEDPTFQVKTDEETGQTIISGMGELHLEIIVDRLKREFKVEANTGDPQIAYRETITGEANGEGKLVKQSGGRGQYGHVRLHVRPNEKGKGLTIENKIVGGEIPKDFHNAVFKGVRESITNGIIAGYPVIDVHVDVLGGSFHEVDSNENAFTMAAIFAMKDAFKKAKSILLEPIMAVEVSTPDDYQGDVMGDLNRRRGQIQNLETKGKLAVIKANVPLKEMFGYSTDVRTISSGRASYSMTPSHFEQVPTNILTQIVNDRGH, encoded by the coding sequence ATGTCTTCCACTGTCAACAATCCCGATCGCCCGTATCCGCTTGAGCGGACGCGGAACATTGGGATTGCGGCGCACATCGACGCCGGGAAGACGACGCTCACGGAACGCATCCTCTTCTACACGGGGATGATCCACAAGATCGGCGAGGTGCACGATGGTGCCGCCACGACCGATTGGATGGAGCAGGAACGCGAGCGCGGCATCACGATCACTTCCGCCGCCGTGACCACCAAGTGGTTCCAGCGTGCGGAGGAGGGTGTGACGAAGCTCTTCGCGAAGGAAGAGCAGCGCATCAATATCATCGATACTCCCGGCCACGTGGACTTCACGGCCGAAGTCGAGCGCTCCCTGCGGGTGCTCGACGGGGCGATCGTCGTCTTCTGCGGCGTCGCCGGGGTGCAGCCCCAGACCGAGACGGTCTGGCGCCAGGCGACGAAGTATCACGTCCCGCGCATCGTCTTCGTCAACAAGATGGACCGCGTCGGCGCGAACTTCGACAGCGTCTTCCACGAGGTGAAGGACAAGCTCGGCGCGAATGCCGTGCGCATCCTCATCCCGATCGGCTCCGAGGACACCCTCAGCGGCCAGATCGACGTGGTGAACCAGAAGGAGATCCACTTCAATGACGACGACAAGTTCGGCTCCACCTACGTGGTCCGCGAGCTGAGCGCCGATCTGAAGGAAATCGCCGAAGAGGCCTACACCGAGCTGGTGGGTGCCGTGGCCGATGTGGACGACATCCTCGGCGAGAAGTTCCTCATGGAGGAGCCGATCTCCACCGAAGAGCTGAAACAGGCCATCCGCCGCGCCACGATCGGGAACAAGCTGGTGCCCGTCGCCGGTGGTTCCGCCTTCAAGAACAAGGGCGTCCAGTATCTCATCGACGCCGTCGTCGATTACCTCCCGAGTCCGCTCGACATCCCGGCAGCCGTCGGCATGAACCCGGACAACGAGGAAGAGAAGATCGAGGTCCACACGAGCGACAACGAGAAGTTCTGCTCCCTCGCCTTCAAACTCTGGGCGGACAAATTCGTCGGCAAGCTGGTCTTCTTCCGCGTCTATTCCGGAGTCATCAAGAAAGGCGACACGGTCTACAACCCGCGAACCCGCCGCTCCGAGCGAGTCGGACGCCTGATCCAGATCCAGGCCGACGAGCACAAGGACATCGATGCTTGTTACGCCGGCGACATCGCCGCGATGGTCGGGATCAAAAACGTCACCACCGGTGACACGCTGGCCAAGGAAGGCTACGACGTCGTTCTCGAACCCCCCACTTTCCCGGATCCCGTCATCTCTCTGGCGGTCGAGCCGAAAACCAAAGCCGATCAGGAAAAGCTGGCAAATGCGCTGGCACGGCTTTCGGAAGAAGATCCCACTTTCCAGGTCAAGACCGACGAGGAAACCGGCCAGACCATCATCTCCGGCATGGGCGAGCTCCACCTGGAGATCATCGTCGATCGCCTGAAGCGTGAGTTCAAGGTCGAGGCCAATACCGGCGACCCGCAGATCGCCTACCGCGAGACCATCACCGGCGAAGCCAATGGTGAGGGCAAGCTGGTCAAGCAATCCGGTGGCCGCGGCCAATACGGCCACGTCCGTCTCCACGTCCGTCCGAATGAAAAGGGCAAGGGCCTCACGATCGAAAACAAGATCGTGGGCGGTGAAATCCCCAAGGATTTCCACAATGCCGTCTTCAAGGGCGTGCGCGAGTCGATCACGAATGGCATCATCGCCGGCTACCCGGTGATCGACGTCCACGTGGACGTGCTCGGCGGATCCTTCCACGAGGTGGACTCGAACGAGAACGCCTTCACGATGGCCGCCATCTTCGCGATGAAGGACGCCTTCAAGAAGGCGAAGTCCATCCTCCTCGAGCCCATCATGGCCGTGGAAGTCTCCACCCCGGACGACTACCAGGGCGACGTGATGGGCGATCTGAACCGCCGCCGCGGCCAGATCCAGAACCTGGAAACCAAGGGCAAGCTCGCCGTCATCAAGGCGAATGTTCCGCTCAAGGAAATGTTCGGCTACTCCACGGACGTCCGCACCATTTCCTCCGGCCGCGCTTCCTACTCGATGACTCCGTCACACTTCGAGCAGGTGCCGACCAACATCCTCACGCAGATCGTCAACGATCGCGGCCACTAA